In Triplophysa rosa linkage group LG18, Trosa_1v2, whole genome shotgun sequence, a genomic segment contains:
- the srsf2a gene encoding serine and arginine rich splicing factor 2a, with product MSYGRPPPDVEGMTSLKVDNLTYRTSPETLRRVFEKYGRVGDIYIPRDPYTKESRGFAFVRFHDKRDAEDAMDAMDGALLDGRELRVQMARYGRPPESHQSRRGPPPRRHGGYGGRRSRSRSPRRRRHSRSRSRSRSHSRSRSRYSRSRSKSYSRSRSKSRTPRRSKSKSPSRSRSRSKSKSRSRSPTPRSNKGSKSRSRSTSRPKSPEANGTTAES from the exons ATGAGTTACGGCAGGCCTCCGCCAGACGTTGAGGGCATGACTTCTTTAAAAGTCGACAATCTAACATACCGCACGTCTCCAGAAACGCTAAGGCGAGTTTTCGAAAAGTACGGTAGGGTCGGAGATATCTACATACCAAGAGACCCATACACGAAAGAGAGTCGTGGCTTCGCCTTCGTTCGTTTCCACGATAAACGGGACGCGGAAGACGCGATGGACGCCATGGACGGCGCGCTGTTGGACGGACGCGAACTGCGCGTGCAGATGGCGAGATACGGCCGTCCGCCGGAATCGCACCAAAGCCGCCGCGGTCCCCCGCCGAGGAGACACGGAGGGTATGGTGGTCGGAGAAGCCGCAG CCGTAGTCCTCGGCGCAGGAGGCACAGCAGGTCCAGAAGCAGAAGTCGCTCCCATTCCCGTAGTAGATCTCGCTACAGCCGGTCCAGGTCCAAGTCCTACTCTCGGTCCCGTTCTAAAAGCCGCACACCACGCAGGAGCAAGTCCAAATCGCCTTCCAGGTCCCGTTCGAGGTCCAAGTCAAAGTCTCGCTCCAGAAGTCCCACTCCACGATCAAACAAAGGTTCCAAATCGAGATCTAGATCAACAAGCAGACCCAAATCTCCAGAGGCTAATGGAACTACGGCTGAATCGTGA